From the Deltaproteobacteria bacterium genome, the window GAAAATAAATGATTTTTCCCCACCCATAATTTCTTGCATTTCTTACTTGTAATTCCGAAGGGTATAGGGCATAATAACATAAATTTTAGATCGTTAAAATCAAGGGAGGATTGAGTATGACAAGAATTTTTCATCGTCGCCGCGCGCTGGTGAGTATAATATTTACTTTTCTCTTTCTCATCTGGCTCGGATTGGATTCCGAAGTCTTTGCCCGGGCCGGAGGTGGTAGGTCTTCCGGAAGCCGTGGGTACAGCTCAGGAGGGTCTTCTCAGCGGAGCCCAAGCCCCACACCCCCTGCCCAGCCGAGGGAATATCAGCAGGCCCAACCTTCCGTGCCTCCTTCCGGGGCTGGCAGGAGTTTCCTCTCCGGGTTGGCCGGTGGCGTGGTCGGAGGGCTTTTAGGGGGGATGCTGTTCCGCAGTCTGGGCTTTGCCGGAACCGGCGAGGGAGGCGGCGGTTTTGGTTTTAGTGATATCTTGCTTATCCTGGTCATCCTCGGGATTATTTACTTTGTGGTGAAGCGCTTCCGCTCCCGAGGGACCATGCAGATGAGCACCGCAGGAGCGGGCCCTTCGCCTTACTCCTATCCGGTCCCTTCCCCGGGGCCAGTCTTTACTCCGTCCCCGGCCACGGATTCCGCCGGAGTGCCAGCGTCCGAGGGGCTCCGCCATATTAAAGCCATGGACCCCTCTTTTAATGAAAAGAATTTTAAAGATGTGGTCGAGGATATTTTCTTCAAAATCCAGGGCGGCTGGACCCGCCGCGACCTGAATGGGGTTCGCCATCTTCTGACTCAGGAGATGCTGGGCATTTTAGGGCGGGACCTGGAGGAACTCATCGCCAAGAAACAGATGAACAAATTGGAAAATATTGCTGTGCGCGAGGTGGAGATTGTCGAGGCCGGACAGGAACGGGGAGAAGATTATATTTCGGTAAGAATTTACGCCAACCTGTTAGACTACGTGGTGGATGAAAAGAGCGGCCAGGTCGTCTCCGGAAGCTCTTCCGATCCGGTGAAATTCGTTGAATACTGGACCTTCACCCGCAATGTTGGGGAGAAGAACTGGGTTCTGGCAGGAATCACCCAGGAAGGGGGCCGTTAATCCAGGCGGGGGAGGGGAAGTCGAATGGGGGTAAAAAAATTAATGCGCTTATATTAAGTAGACCTAACCTCCTGGCGCATGAAAACAGCATAGGTTATGGCAAAGAAGACCATGGTGATGGCGATCAAAGAAATGAGGTGGGGAAAGACAATGTAAATACTTTGGATCAAGGGGAGGGGGCTCTGAAAACGGGAAATCGATAACCGCTCCATAGGCCCCATCAGGAGTATCGATTGAGTGGTTTTCCTCAGGGGGTCCAGAATGATGGTCGTGCTCTCGCTGTAAAGACTCATCGGTGAAAATAAAGAAAGAATTTTTCGGGTCTGTTCATTCTGAATCAGTAATTCAGGGTTAGCAGCCGCCCGGGTCTGATCGACGGGGGAAATCGCATCGGCTATCACACTGGCCCCCATCGCTACGAAAAAGGAGAAGAAAATCCAGCAGGCAATGGCAGCCAGAGCCGAAGTGGCCACACTGCGGAATCCCACGGAAAACAGAATGGAAATTCCCAGCCAGAAACCGATATAGAAAATGCTGATCACTAAGTAGACGAGTAAACGCAAAATTTCCTCCGGTCCAGGAACCACCCCGATGAGCAGCAGGCCGAGGCCGGAAATCATCAAAACGATCGATACTAACATGATGACAATGGTGATCAACCCTGCCAGGAACTTTCCGTTAATGACCGCATCCCGGTAGATCGGCTGGGAGATCAGTTTACTGAGCGTGCGTGCGCTTCGCTCCCGGTTGATGGAATCAAATCCCAGAACAATCCCCAAAAGGGGGCCAAAGATGGCGATGAACTGAATCAGGGAAAAAAGCTTCCCGGGAGATGTAAAAAGCA encodes:
- a CDS encoding Tim44 domain-containing protein gives rise to the protein MTRIFHRRRALVSIIFTFLFLIWLGLDSEVFARAGGGRSSGSRGYSSGGSSQRSPSPTPPAQPREYQQAQPSVPPSGAGRSFLSGLAGGVVGGLLGGMLFRSLGFAGTGEGGGGFGFSDILLILVILGIIYFVVKRFRSRGTMQMSTAGAGPSPYSYPVPSPGPVFTPSPATDSAGVPASEGLRHIKAMDPSFNEKNFKDVVEDIFFKIQGGWTRRDLNGVRHLLTQEMLGILGRDLEELIAKKQMNKLENIAVREVEIVEAGQERGEDYISVRIYANLLDYVVDEKSGQVVSGSSSDPVKFVEYWTFTRNVGEKNWVLAGITQEGGR
- a CDS encoding ABC transporter permease subunit yields the protein MKGILTICRKELADHFSSTRFILLFYLILMVSLVTAFIVGSGLRDELKDVAKPTFVFLMLFTSPGKLFSLIQFIAIFGPLLGIVLGFDSINRERSARTLSKLISQPIYRDAVINGKFLAGLITIVIMLVSIVLMISGLGLLLIGVVPGPEEILRLLVYLVISIFYIGFWLGISILFSVGFRSVATSALAAIACWIFFSFFVAMGASVIADAISPVDQTRAAANPELLIQNEQTRKILSLFSPMSLYSESTTIILDPLRKTTQSILLMGPMERLSISRFQSPLPLIQSIYIVFPHLISLIAITMVFFAITYAVFMRQEVRST